AATCAACCATCGCTTCCTGAAGTGGGTTCTGTAAATGATCGGAGCGCAACTTATCCATCATTTCACAAACAGACCCGGAGAGTCAAAATTTTTCCCACGGGAACATCCGGCGCAGACAAGTTTTTCCTGCATCGCGACCACCTGATTTACTTCAGCTGATGCCGCCCGAGTGATCCACAGCAAATTGATGGCAACCTTGTCTTCAATCACCCGGAAACTCATCGGAAGAAGCCTGTGGAGTCACGGGAAAAACCCTCCTCGCCAAACTTTAAACAAAACCTTACAACTTGCAAATACCGCATTGTTATTACGTTGTTTTATTCGACATGTTAATTTTTTGACACCGGCGCCCCGACACCTCATTCCAAGCATTCCCGGCGGGTGGAGAAGCGGAGCAACAATAAAAAAAAGGCCGCCCGAATCGGGCGGCCTCTGCAGCACAGTAAAAAAACCACGAACAACATGAACTTTCAATCTTTACATATTGTATTCAGGTATTTTATCAAAGTAAAGACACTCGTAAATACTCCTGGGGTCAGCACCAAGCTTCTCCATCTGCTTCAGATATTCTTCAACCGACGGCAGCTCTCCTTTCATGGCGGTAACGGCTGCCAGTTCTGCGGAGGCAAGAAAGACCCTGGTGTTGTCGCCCATCCGGTTGGGAAAATTCCTGGTGGAAGTCGAGACCACCGTCGAACCGCTGGCCACCCTGGCCTGGTTTCCCATACAGAGCGAGCAGCCCGGGACTTCAGTCCGGGCGCCTGCCCTGCCGAAGATATTGTAAAGACCTTCAGCGACCATCTGCTTCTCATCCATCCTGGTCGGCGGTGCAATCCAGAGCCTGGTCGGCACATGCCCTGAACCCTCGAGAATCCTGGCGGCGGCCCGGTGATGCCCGATGTTGGTCATGCACGAACCGATAAAGACCTCGTCGATCCTGGTCCCGGCAACCTCCGAAAGCTTTCTGACATCGTCCGGATCGTTGGGACAGGCGAGGATCGGCTCGGTGATCTCCGCCAGATCAATCTCAATGACTTCCGCATATTCAGCGTCATCATCCGGCTCAAGAAGAACAGGATTTTGCAGCCACTCCTCCATCGCCGCCGCACGCCTGGCGAGGGTGCTTTTGTCTTCATAGCCTTCGACGATCAGCCACTTGAGAAGTGCGGCATTGGAGCGGGTGTACTCCATCACCGGCCCTTTATTCAACCTCATGGTACACGCCGCAGCGGAACGCTCCGCAGATGCATCGGATAGCTCAAACGCCTGCTCCACCTTCAGGTCCGGCAACCCTTCAATTTCCAGGATCCGGCCGGAAAAAACGTTTTTCTTGCTTTCCTTGCCGACAGTGAGCAATCCTTTCTGAATCGCCATGTAGGGAATCGCATTCACCAGATCGCGAAGGGTGATCCCCGGCTGCATTTTACCCTTGAAGCGGACCAGCACTGATTCCGGCATGTCGATGGGCATGACACCCATAGAAGCCCCGAAAGCAACCAGCCCGGAACCGGCCGGAAAGCTGATGCCGATCGGGAATCTGGTATGAGAGTCACCCCCGGTGCCGACAGCGTCGGGAAGAACAAAATGATTCAGCCAGGAATGCATCACCCCATCCCTCGGACGCAGGGCCACTCCGCCACGCTCTTCAATAAATCCCGGCAGCTCATGGTGAAGCTTGACATCCACCGGTCTCGGATAGGCCGCCGTATGACAGAAGCTCTGCATAAACAGATCTGCGGAAAAGCTCATACAGGCAAGCTCCTTCAACTCATCCCGGGTCATGGCCCCGGTTGTGTCCTGGGAACCGACCGTGCTCATTCTCGGTTCACAATATGTACCGGGCCGCACCCCCTTCAGGCCGCAGGCCTTGCCGACAATCTTCTGGGCCAGAGTAAACCCCTTGCCGCTGTCCTTCGGCGGAACCGGCCGAACGAAGATGTCGGCCGAAGAGAGTCCCAGTGACGCTCTAGCCCTGTCGGTAAGCGCCCGTCCGATAATCAGGGGAATCCTGCCCCCCGCCCTGACTCCGTCGGCCAGGGTTGAAGGACGGAGCGTGAAATCGGCAAGCTCGTTTCCATCATCGTCGGTAATCCGGCCATCGGCCGGGTGGATGTGGATGGTCTGCCCCATCTGCAGCCTGCTCACGTCGCACTCGATGGGCAAGGCGCCGGAGTCTTCCGCAGTGTTGAAAAAGATGGGGGCGATCTTGCCGCCGATCACCACCCCGCCCTGTCTTTTGTTGGGGACAAAAGGAATATCACTTCCCATGTGCCAGAGGACCGAGTTTATCGCAGACTTCCTGGATGAACCGGTACCGACCACGTCTCCGACAAAGGCGAGGGGCAAACCCTTCTCCTTCAGCTCGGCAATCTTCCCGAGCGCCCCGTTCATTCTGCTTTTCAGCATTGCCTGGGCATGCAAAGGGATATCGGGCCGGCTCCAGGCCTCGGAGGCGGGTGAGAAATCATCGGTATTGGTTTCCCCGTCAACTTTGAATACCGTGAGGGAGATCTTCTCGGCCAGAGGTTTACGGCTGGTGAACCATTCGGCCTCTGCCCATGATTTAATAACCTTTTTCGCCCAGCGGCTGGAGGCGGATTTCTGCAGAACCTCGTCATAGGCATCATAGACCAGCAGGGTTCCGGACATGGCCTTGCATGCCTCTTCGGCCACCGCCTCATCATCCAGGAGATCAATAAGCGGCCTGATATTATACCCACCGAGCATCGTTCCCAGCAGAAATGCGGCATGCTGCCGTGAAATGCAGTTGACGGGAGTCACGCCGGCGGCGACTGCGCCAAGAAATTCAGCCTTGACCCGCGCTGCCTCGTCGACTCCCGGGGGGACCCGGTTCGCAAGAAGCTCCAGAAGGAATTCGCTCTCGCCGGTGTTCCGGGCAAGAAGATCCACAACCTCCCTGGTCTGGGCAGGGTCCAATGGCAGCGGCGGAAGTCCCTCCGCAGCTCTCTGTGCAACATGATCTCTGTAGGCTTCTATCATGACCTGATCTTCCTCACGATGGGCTTTGGTTGAAAATTATCAAGGTACCCTTAATAAAAAGTAGGCCGGTCAATGTCAAACAAAATCACACCCCGCCCAATTATCCTGACCAGCTATCCTGCACCCTTCGGGTATCCTTTTCGATGTCTCGCAAACTCGCTCATCGGTATGAGCAGACGAGCTTCTCAACTTAAGCTTTTCACCCTTCGGGTATAAGTTTCGTATGAGCAGACGAGCTGCTCAACTTAAGCTTTACTGTTTTTTTCTTCCGGAAAAATAATGTATACTTTTTTCATGCCGGAGAGAGACACTCCGGAAACGGCAGATCCGGGGAGAGAGTTGATGGCAGGAAAACCCATACACCTTCGTTCGCGCGTCCTGATTCCGGTCGGGCTGGCACTTTTCGTGATCAGCTTCATCGGCTTTCTCGCCACCTATTATTTCCAGAAACAGCTCCTCGAAAAAGAGATCGATGACCGCCTGGTCAACGCCAACAAACTGTTTTCGGAACTCGTTGTTCTCCAATCCGAACTGCTGATCAATATCGCCGAAACCCTCACCCATACCGAAGTATTCGAACCTCTTTTCCTGGGAGGGCACCGAGATCTCCTGGCCAAAGAGGCTTTTCCCGAGTTCATCAAGATCAGGGGCAGATATCAGATCACCCATTTTTATTTTCATGCCCTGGACCAGACCTGTTTCCTGAGGGTGCATAACCCCAAACGGTACGGAGACACCATCAACCGGCACACCCTGAAGGAGGCCGTTTCAAAAGACGGCATTGCCTCCGGTATTGAGCTTGGCCCCCTGGGGACCATAACCTTGCGGGTTGTTATCCCCTGGCGGGTAAATGGCACGCTTATCGGATATCTTGAGCTTGGCAAGGAACTTGAGTATATCACCATCAATATGATCAAGGTCCTTGACCTGGAGCTGATGATTGCGATCGAAAAACAATTTCTAGACCGGAAAATGTGGGAAGAAGGTCTCACAATGCTCGGCAGGTCGGGCAACTGGGACCAGCTGGATGATTATGTGATCGCCTCCAGCTCAATGACTGAAATCCCGGTGGAGTTTTCCGGAAATCTTGAAAAGCATGCAGAGAGGGATCATCGCCTGTTTACCTTTGACATCACCCATAAAAACAGAACTCTCAAGGGTGGCATTATCCCTTTGCGTGATGCCGGAGGCAATATTGTCGGGGACATCTTCGCCTTCCTCGATTATTCTAAAATCGCAGCCGGCAACCGGATGTTTGCACTCTTTGCCTCAGGATGCGCCCTGGTCATCCTCGCTTTCTTCTTCCTGGTCTCCGGCTATCTGCAAAGAGTTGAAAAAAGTCTCGGCAGGACCCTGAAGGATCTTTCAAGCGAGACGGAGCGAAACCGACAGATCGCCCTCGAACTCGCCCGGCACCGTGACAACCTGGATGAACTGGTGAACCAGAGAACGGCCGAACTTGAACAAAGTCAGGCGGAAGTGAAAATCCTGAGCGGCTTTCTGCCGATCTGTGCCGGATGCAAATCAATAAAAAACAAGGATGGCGGCTGGGAACAGATCGAATCCTACATCCGGGACCACTCGGAAGCAGAATTCAGCCACAGCTACTGCCCGAAATGCGCCAAAGAGATCTATTCGGACTTTAAAAAAGTATAGATCGATCCCGAGAATGAAAACCTCCCCCGCGTGCCTCCCCTGTTTCATGCGCCAGGCAAAATTTGCCGCCGCATTGACAACCGATTCGAAATCTCTGCAGGACCGGATCATCCAGGAATCCTCAGCTCTTATCTCCTCCTTCCCCCTCGACATTTCACCCCCTGAAAACGCGGTCGCTCTCTATCGACTGATCGCGGAGCTCTCCGACAATCCAGATATCTTTTCCGGGCTTAAAAAAATCAGCAATCGCGCCGCCCTGAAAATGGTGGCAAGCCTTGCCTCCCCCATCAGAAGTTCCGGTAACAAGCTTGAAACTGCAGCCAGGCTTGCCATTGCCGGGAACATCATTGATTACGGGGCGCAGCAGGAATTCGACATGAAAAAAACCGTAGAGAGATCTCTTGCCCTGCCATTGGCGATCAATGACCTGGAGTTTTTCTCTTCAGACCTCGCGAAAGCCCGGAACATTCTCTATCTGGCCGACAACTGCGGCGAATTGGCGTTCGACCGGCTGCTGATTGAGACCCTGGACCGGCCGGTAACCCTGGCCGTCAAAGACCGGCCGATATTAAACGATGCCCTGCTTGAAGATGCGGTGGACTGCGGGCTGGACTCTCTCTGCCGCCTGATCTCAAACGGCGCTGGCTGCCCGGGCACCCCCCTGGATTTTTGCAGCAAAGAGTTCAAAAATGCATTCCGGGAAACAGACCTGATCATCAGCAAGGGTCAGGGGAATTTTGAAACCCTGTCCGAAACCCCCGGCCCGATCTATTTCCTGCTGATGGTCAAATGCCCGGTGGTGGCGGAACATATCAACGAAATAAGAGCGTCGGCTTCCGGAACAACAGTAAAGACCGGCGACATGGTGGCGCTGAAACACCCGCTGTATGATGCAAAACGTGGCTGAGGCACCCCTGTTTTATTTGTGGGAGCACCCTCCCGGCCGCGAATACTCCATGGCGGCCATCGGCGATTCAGGGAATCTCCCCGCCTTCTTGTTCGCGACCGGGAGGTCGCTCCAACGGGGGGTGGAGGCAGACCTTGTGGGAGCGGCCTCCCGGCCGCGAATGCCCGTTGCGGCCGCTGGCAATTCAGAAATCACCCCGCCTTTCTGTTCGCAACCGGGAGGTCGCTCCCACAACAAGTGGAGGGAATGGCGGGAGGAGTTTTTTCCTTTCACGGGAAAAGCCTTGCTTCTTCCACCGGGGAGGGATAGAATATGCGCATCAGAAATACGCATAAGGAGTCTATATGCAAACAAAGATCTATGATCCATCCGCGCCGAAGAAGGCGCTGAACCTGAGTATCAACAGCGACCTGTTGCGCCAGGCCAAGGAAACCGGGCTCAACCTCTCCCAGGTCCTTGAGTCACAACTGACCGACCTGCTGCAGGAGGCGCGCCGGGAAGAGTGGCGGAAAGAAAACCGGAAGGCGATCGATGCCTACAATCGGAGAATCGAACTTTCCGGGGCCTTCAGTGAGGGGCGAAGGCGTTTCTGATGGCCCAGTTTGATGTCTATGAAAACCCCAACCCGGCCACCAGTGAGATCGTCCCCTATCTGCTTGATCTTCAATCCGACCTGCTCGACGACCTGGCCACCAGGGTGGTGGCGCCGTTGGTTACCTTGGAAGGCATGGAACTCCAAGCCCGCTTCCTCAATCCCGTCTTTACCATCGGGGAACGACAGGTGGTGATGTCGACCGCGGAACTTGCAGGCATTTCCCGCCGGGATCTGGGCGACCGAGTCACTTCGCTGATCGAAGAACGAGACCGGATCATCGGCGCCCTGGATTTCCTGTTCACCGGGTTTTAAATCGATGTCCCCCACGGCTTGAACTTCGCGACCGGAAGGTTGCTCCCACGGAGTAAAATCAACCTTGTTGGAGCGGCCTCCCGGCCGCGAATGGTTTCGGCAAAGATCACAAACTTCGCGACCGGAAGGTCGCTCTTACAGGGCCAAAGCAAACCTCGTTTTGTGGATCAAACCTCTTCGGCCGCGAATACAGACGCTTTTTCAGACCATCGGGAATCCTGCTTCCTGCCAGGCCTTTGGCCCGCCGGCCAGGGCTTTTGAATTTGCGAGACCTTTTTCGATCATCTGCGCTGCCAGACCGGCAGCCGAATTCTCAGCAGGTCAGGCGCAGTAGAAGATCAGTTCCCGACCCCTGTCGATATCGTTCTCCAGGCGCCTGAACTCACTGAGCGAAATCGCCCCTTCCAGATGGAACCGGGAAAACTTGTCGTCGCTCTCATAGGCACAGACCAGAAGCGCCTGACCTTTTGCAACCTTTTCCCTGGCATTCTGCACTGAAATCCTTGCCACATCAGCCATTTTTTACCTCCTGATTCAAAACTCAATATGGGAGCACCCCCATGTTTGCAAACAACCCTGTGGAAGCGGCCTCCCGGCCGCGAATTGCCCGGGTTGCAATCGGCACTTCAGGCTCTCCCCCCTTGTTGTTCGCGACCGGGAGGTCGCTCCTGCGGGAATCAGCGAGGGCCTGCTTTTACGACATTATCCGGGGCAAGGTCTCGGAACTTTTCAAAGTTATTATGGAACAACCGTGCCAGTTTTGCGGCCTGAGCATCATATGCCCCGGGATCAGACCAGGTCTTTCCCGGATCAAGAATGTCCCCCGGAACCCCGGGCACCGATACCGGCACCTCGATCCCGAATACCGGGTCGATCTTCATCTCGACATGATCAAGCCCTCCGCTGATTGCCGCATGCAACAGGGCACGGGTGTGGCCGATCTTCATTCTTGAACCGACACCGTAAGGACCACCGGTCCAGCCGGTATTGACCAGCCAGCATTTCGATCCATGTTTCTTGATTTTCTCTTCCAGAAGTTTTGCATACACGTAAGGATGCCGGATCATGAACGGCGCCCCGAAACAGGCGCTGAAGGTCGCCGTGGGCTCGGTCACCCCCTTCTCGGTTCCGGCCACCTTGGCCGTGTACCCGCTGATGAAGTGATACATCGCCTGGTCCGGAGTAAGCCTTGCGATCGGCGGCAACACCCCGAAGGCATCGGCAGTGAGCATAATGATATTTTTCGGATGACCGGCCATCCCCGATTCGACATAATCCGGCAGATGACTCAACGGGTATGATGCCCGGGTGTTCTCGGTAAAGCTGGAATCATTGAGGTCGAGCTTATGGGTGACCGGGTCCATCGCAACATTCTCAAGGATCGTCCCGAACCTGCGGGTACACTCGTAGATCTCCGGTTCGGCCTCCGGGGAGAGGTTGATCACCTTGGCGTAGCACCCGCCTTCGAAGTTGAAGACCCCGTTCCGCGACCAGCCGTGTTCGTCATCACCGAGGAGCGATCGCCCGGGGTCGGCGGAAAGAGTGGTCTTACCTGTTCCGGATAGGCCGAAGAAGATGGCCACATCGGAAGGGTCGGTCTTGCTGACATTCGCGGAACAATGCATGGAAAGGACATCGTGCTCGGGAAGCAGAAAGTTCAGCGCCGAGAAGATGGACTTCTTCGTTTCGCCTGCGTAGGCGGTGCCGCCGATCAGGATCAGTTTGCGTTTCAGGTTGATCGCGACAAAGGTCCCGCTCCGGGTATGATCATCTTCCGGGTCGGCATTGAAGTTCGGACATTGCAGAACGGTAAAATCCGGCCTGAAGTTCTTTATCTCGTTCCGGGTCCTGCCGCCCCGGATGAACATGTTACGAACAAAGAGATTGTGCCAGGCATACTCGGTGATCACCCGGACCGATTGCCGGTATTCCGGGTCGGCCCCCGCATAACAGTCCTGCACGAAGATCGTCTTCTGCCGCAAGTAGGCCTGCATCCTCTTCAGGAGATGGTCAAACCGTTCTTCGGGATACCGGGTATTGTTCCCCCACCAGATATCGCCGGTGGTGGAAGGCTCGTCCACCAGATATTTGTCCTTGGCGGCACGGCCGGTGTGCTGCCCCATGTTCACCAGCAAGGGGCCGAGGTGGGCGAGGCTGCCCTCAAAGCGCCTGATCGCGTATTCGTAGAGGGATGGCGAAGCAAGGTTCCAGTGAACCTGGCCCAGCTGATGCAGGCCGAGATAGTCCAGTTGAAAATCGGGGGTCAGATCTTTTATTTCCATGCACAACCTCCAGGATAATGCGGTTCATCTTCCCCCCCCGACCAGATACTGCCTAGAAGGTTATATCAGAGATGAAATTCTCAAATCAAACCCAATTTCTTTACAGTGTCTCTTTCACCTCTCAGTTCGGCAAGGGTGGCGTTGACCTTTTCCCGGCCGAATTCATTCTGATCAAAGCCGTCAACGATCTCGACCCTGCCGTTCACCGTCCGGCACGGGAAAGAAAAGATCAGCCCTTCATCAATTCCATATTTACCCGGCGACCTGAGACTGACGGAAAAGGTGTCTCCAGCCGGGGTGTCATGGGTCAGGTTGTAGACGCTCTGGATGCAGGCATTGGCGGCAGATCCGGCTGAAGATGCGCCACGGGCCTTGATGATCGCCGCGCCGCGCTGCTGGATGGTCTCGATGAAATACCCCTGCAGCCACTTTTCATCGTTGATCACTTCCGCCGCAGGTTTCCCGCTGATCTTCGCGTTGTAGAAATCAGGGTACTGGGTTGCCGAATGATTGCCCCAGATTGTCACGTTCTTCACCTCGGTCACGTCAACTCCCGCCTTCTGGGCGAGCTGGGTTTTCGCCCGGTTCTCGTCAAGAGCGGTCATGGAAAAGAACCTGTCCTTGGGCAGACCGGAGCTTTCCATGGCGATCAGGCAGTTGGTGTTGCAGGGATTGCCGACCACAAAGAGCCGGCACCCGTCATTGCCGACTTTGGCCATGGTTTTGCCGAGCGGGCCGAAAATGCCGCCGTTGACGTTCAACAGATCACTCCGCTCCATGCCCTGTTTCCTTGGCACGGAACCGATGGCGAGAATCCAGTCGGCACCGTCAAACGCTTTCTCCATCCGGTCGGTGCAGACAATCTTTTTCAACAGCGGAAAGGCGCAATCATCAAGCTCCATCCTGACCCCCTCAAGAGCGCCCATCGCCTGGGGAAGCTCAAGGAGATTCATCTCGATCTCAACATCCGGGCCAAGCATCTGCCCGGAGGCGATCCTGAAAAGACTGGCATAGCCGATTTGTCCTGCCGCGCCGGTTACCGCAACTCTTACAACCTTCTTTCCCATCACTGACTCCTTTGATAAAATATGAATAAATTTAAATAGTTAATAAATACAATTCTGATTGCCACTGAATTTCAGCCACCGACTCTTCGACAAGCTCATCCTTCGACAGACTCAGGATGAACGGAATTACTGTTACACCGATGATTTACGGCTCCTGACTTCCGGCTCCTGACTCCTGTCCCAATCCTCACTCCGAAAAGATCATCGCCTTTAACAGCTCGCGGTTTAAGCGGGCGATATTCCTGATGGAAATACTTTTCGGGCAGGCCGCCTCGCACTCCCTTTCATTGCCGCAGTTCCCGAAACCCTGGCGGTCCATCTCCCCTACCATCTCGAGAGCCCTTCTCTTTCTTTCAGGATGTCCCTGGGGCAGAAGGGCCAGCTGGGAGACCTTGGCCCCGACAAAGAGCATCGCCGAGGCGTTGGGACACGCCGCGACACAGGCCCCGCAGCCGATACATTCGGCCCCGTCGAGCGCCTGGTCGGCAATTTCTTTGGCCACCGGGATCGAGTTCGCCTCCGGAGCGCTGCCGGTATTGACTGAAACGTAGCCTCCCTGGCTGATGATCCGGTCAAAGGCACTCCGGTCGACCACCAGATCCTTTACCACCTTGAAAGCCCTGGCGCGGAACGGTTCAATGACCAGGGTGTCGCCATCCGCAAAATGGCGCATATGCAGCTGACAGAGGGTCGTCCCCTTTTCCTTGCCGTGCGGATGCCCGTTCACCACCGCGCCGCACATGCCGCAGATCCCCTCCCGGCAGTCGTGATCGAAGGCCACCGGCTCTTCGCCGCGCAGGGTCAGGTCTTCGTTCAGCATATCGAGCATTTCCAGAAACGACATGTCGGTGGAAACGGAATCAATCCGGTAGCCTTTCAGGCACCCCTTCCCGCCTCGGTCCTGCCGCCATATTTTCAGATTCAGGGAGATGCGGCTCATTTATAGCTCCTCCGGCTCGGCGTCACGTTCTCAAAGTGCAGCGGTTCCCGGTGCAGTTCCGGTGGATCTCCGTTTTCACCCGCCTGCCAGACGGAAACGTGGGAAAAGTCCTCATCCCTTCTCAGGGCCTCATGATCTTCAGTCTGGCTTTCTTCCCGCAGATGACAGCCGCACGACTCTTCCCTGGCCAGGGCATCGCGGACCATTAATTCCGCAAACTCAAGATAATCGGCAACCCTCCCGGCCCGTTCCAGAGACTGGTTCAGATCACTCCCGGAACCGGGAACATTCACGTTCTGCCAGAACTCCTCGCGGATACCCGGAATGACTGCCAGCGCTTCTTCAAGCCCCTGCCTGTTTCTGGCCATCCCGCATTTGTCCCACATCACCAGGCCAAGCTGCTTATGAAAGTCATCAACCGTTCTCTTCCCTTTGATGGAAAGCAGTTTTTCGATTCTTTGTGATGCCTCCCCGGCAACCTGTTGAAATGACGGGGCCTTGATGGTTGACTCACCGGGTTTTACTCCCGCAAGATACGGGGCAATGGTTGACGGGAGAACGAAATATCCATCCGCCAGCCCCTGCATCAGGGCGCTGGCGCCAAGGCGGTTGGCCCCGTGATCGGAAAAATTGGCCTCGCCGAGGACGAAAAGCCCTGCAATATTACTCATCAGGCCGTAATCAACCCACAGTCCGCCCATCGTATAATGGACAGCGGGATAGATCTTCATCGGTTGTCGGGTGGGGTCTTCGTCAGTGATTTTTTCATACATGGCGAAGAGGTTGCCGTATTTCTGCCGGATCAGGTCGATGCCGTCCCGCTGAATGGCATCGGCAAAATCAAGATAGACGGCAAGACCCGTCTCCCCGACCCCCTTGCCCCGATCACATTTCTCCTTGGCATTTCGGGAAGCGACATCTCTCGGGACCAGGTTGCCGAAGCTCGGATATTTCGCTTCAAGATAATAGTCCCGGTCCGATTCAGGAATCTGGGATGGTTCCCGCGTATCTCCGCTCTTCTTCGGAACCCAGACCCGCCCGTCATTGCGAAGGCTTTCGCTCATCAGGGTCAGTTTCGACTGCCCGCTGCCGTGAACCGGGATGCAGGTGGGATGGATCTGCACGAAACAGGGGTTGGCAAAACCGGCCCCCCGCTTGTAGGCGCGGAAGCTTGCGGTCACATTCGAGGCCATGGCATTGGTGGAGAGGAAATAGACATTACCGTAACCGCCGGTGGCAAGAACCACCGCATCGGCGGCATGGGACTCGATCGCCCCGGTGATCAGATTTCTGGTGACAATGCCCCGGGCCCTGCCATCGGTAACGACCAGATCGAGCATCTCGGTGCGGGGAAAGAGAACGACCCGGCCGCTCTTTACCTGCCGCATCAGGGCACCGTATGCGCCGAGCAAGAGCTGCTGCCCCGTCTGGCCCCTCGCGTAGAAGGTCCTCGAAACCTGGGCGCCACCGAAAGAGCGGTTGGCGAGATGCCCGCCATATTCCCGGGCAAAGGGCACTCCCTGGGCGACACACTGGTCGATAATATTGTTGCTGAGTTGAGCAAGACGGTAGACGTTGGCCTCACGCGACCGGAAATCGCCGCCCTTGATCGTGTCGTAGAAAAGGCGCTCGATACTGTCGCCATCGTTCTGGTAGTTCTTGGCCGCATTGATCCCGCCCTGGGCGGCAATGCTGTGCGCGCGGCGTGGGCTGTCCTGGATGCAGAAAGATTTGACGTTATAGCCAAGCTCGCCAAGGCTTGCCGCTGCAGAACCGCCTGCCAGACCTGTGCCGACAACGATTATTGAGTACTTTCTCTTGTTGGCCGGATTGACCAGTTTGTTGGCAAGCCGGTATCTGTCCCATTTTTCGGCAAGGGGGCCTTCGGGTATTTTCGCATCCAGGTGCATAGTTCGGTCCCGGCTCAGTTGGGAATCCCCCTGAAATAAATCAGGCAGGGAATAAGGATATAAATCACCCCTGCCGCCACCGCGACCAGCAGAGTGATGCTTCTGAGAAAACGGTTATAGCGGGGATGATTGATCCCGAAGGTCTGGAACATGCTCCAGAAACCGTGGCTGAGGTGCAGGGTCAGAGCCAAGAGGCCGGTCACATAGATACCAACCATCATCGGCTGGCCAAGATAGCCCCTCAGAAGATCAAGGGGAGACAACTCCCTGCCGAAAAAAGACAATGTCGTCAAATGGATGCCGAGAAAGAGAAAGATGATGGCCCCGGTATAGGGCATGGTCATTGAGCCGACGGACCGCCCGCCGTCGCTTTTTTTCACCGCATATTGGTCGGGCCGCGCCGCCAGGTTTTCAACATACAGGGAAACACCGAAAAACAGGTGGAGGGAAAAAATAAAGAGCAGTGCAATCTCCGCTATTTTAAGAAATGGGCCCAATGCATGGAGATGTTCGGCATAGGAGAGAAATACCGCGCCTCCGGCAAATATGGTGGCATTGCCGGCCAGGTGAACGAGAATAAACACCCCGAGCAGGAAGCCGCTCACTGCCATGATCATCTTTTTTGTGATTGATGAGAACATCTGTTTGGTGTCCGAAAAAGTGAATAATGTGCTGCAGGACGTCGATCCGGGCACGGAATCAAACGATCCGGGCAAAGAGATCGTTGCCCTTGTCATCACAGATAATAAAGGCCGGAAAATCTTTGACCCGGATCATCCGGACCGCTTCCATGCCCAGGTCCTCAAAATCGACCACTTTGATATCAGTGATGCAGTCCTTGGCCAGCGAGG
The window above is part of the Pseudomonadota bacterium genome. Proteins encoded here:
- a CDS encoding malate dehydrogenase, which gives rise to MGKKVVRVAVTGAAGQIGYASLFRIASGQMLGPDVEIEMNLLELPQAMGALEGVRMELDDCAFPLLKKIVCTDRMEKAFDGADWILAIGSVPRKQGMERSDLLNVNGGIFGPLGKTMAKVGNDGCRLFVVGNPCNTNCLIAMESSGLPKDRFFSMTALDENRAKTQLAQKAGVDVTEVKNVTIWGNHSATQYPDFYNAKISGKPAAEVINDEKWLQGYFIETIQQRGAAIIKARGASSAGSAANACIQSVYNLTHDTPAGDTFSVSLRSPGKYGIDEGLIFSFPCRTVNGRVEIVDGFDQNEFGREKVNATLAELRGERDTVKKLGLI
- a CDS encoding succinate dehydrogenase/fumarate reductase iron-sulfur subunit, with protein sequence MSRISLNLKIWRQDRGGKGCLKGYRIDSVSTDMSFLEMLDMLNEDLTLRGEEPVAFDHDCREGICGMCGAVVNGHPHGKEKGTTLCQLHMRHFADGDTLVIEPFRARAFKVVKDLVVDRSAFDRIISQGGYVSVNTGSAPEANSIPVAKEIADQALDGAECIGCGACVAACPNASAMLFVGAKVSQLALLPQGHPERKRRALEMVGEMDRQGFGNCGNERECEAACPKSISIRNIARLNRELLKAMIFSE
- a CDS encoding fumarate reductase/succinate dehydrogenase flavoprotein subunit, producing MHLDAKIPEGPLAEKWDRYRLANKLVNPANKRKYSIIVVGTGLAGGSAAASLGELGYNVKSFCIQDSPRRAHSIAAQGGINAAKNYQNDGDSIERLFYDTIKGGDFRSREANVYRLAQLSNNIIDQCVAQGVPFAREYGGHLANRSFGGAQVSRTFYARGQTGQQLLLGAYGALMRQVKSGRVVLFPRTEMLDLVVTDGRARGIVTRNLITGAIESHAADAVVLATGGYGNVYFLSTNAMASNVTASFRAYKRGAGFANPCFVQIHPTCIPVHGSGQSKLTLMSESLRNDGRVWVPKKSGDTREPSQIPESDRDYYLEAKYPSFGNLVPRDVASRNAKEKCDRGKGVGETGLAVYLDFADAIQRDGIDLIRQKYGNLFAMYEKITDEDPTRQPMKIYPAVHYTMGGLWVDYGLMSNIAGLFVLGEANFSDHGANRLGASALMQGLADGYFVLPSTIAPYLAGVKPGESTIKAPSFQQVAGEASQRIEKLLSIKGKRTVDDFHKQLGLVMWDKCGMARNRQGLEEALAVIPGIREEFWQNVNVPGSGSDLNQSLERAGRVADYLEFAELMVRDALAREESCGCHLREESQTEDHEALRRDEDFSHVSVWQAGENGDPPELHREPLHFENVTPSRRSYK
- a CDS encoding succinate dehydrogenase cytochrome b subunit; this encodes MFSSITKKMIMAVSGFLLGVFILVHLAGNATIFAGGAVFLSYAEHLHALGPFLKIAEIALLFIFSLHLFFGVSLYVENLAARPDQYAVKKSDGGRSVGSMTMPYTGAIIFLFLGIHLTTLSFFGRELSPLDLLRGYLGQPMMVGIYVTGLLALTLHLSHGFWSMFQTFGINHPRYNRFLRSITLLVAVAAGVIYILIPCLIYFRGIPN